Proteins encoded together in one Deinococcus multiflagellatus window:
- a CDS encoding DUF3995 domain-containing protein, which translates to MELQLGWHLLAAVGLVVVGALHVAWGLGSPWPAPSPEVLARAVVGGMPGGLPGLGPCLGVAALLFLGALLVVWAPQGPGLARLGAGLVAATLLARGLAGFFMPALSPAFRVQPFHRWNAWLYSPLCVLLGLGALLSLR; encoded by the coding sequence ATGGAACTTCAGCTGGGGTGGCATCTGCTGGCGGCGGTGGGTCTGGTCGTGGTGGGGGCGCTGCATGTGGCCTGGGGGCTGGGTTCGCCCTGGCCGGCCCCCAGCCCCGAAGTGCTGGCGCGCGCCGTGGTGGGCGGTATGCCCGGGGGCCTACCGGGCCTGGGCCCCTGCCTGGGCGTGGCGGCGCTGCTGTTCTTGGGTGCACTGCTGGTGGTCTGGGCGCCCCAGGGGCCTGGGCTGGCGCGCCTGGGTGCTGGACTGGTGGCCGCCACCCTCCTTGCCCGCGGCCTGGCGGGGTTCTTTATGCCCGCGCTCTCGCCAGCGTTCCGGGTGCAGCCGTTTCACCGCTGGAACGCTTGGCTGTACTCGCCCCTGTGCGTGCTGTTGGGCCTGGGCGCGCTGCTGAGCTTGCGCTAG
- the pgm gene encoding phosphoglucomutase (alpha-D-glucose-1,6-bisphosphate-dependent): MTISDLAGKRAPQRLLTNIPRLVAHYYETRPDPADPLQRVAFGTSGHRGSSLNGSFNEAHILAIAQAVAEHRAAAGITGPLYMGLDSHALSEPAWMSALQVLAAGGVRVRAQAGTLTATPLISHAILEHNRAGAEQADGIVITPSHNPPQDGGFKYNPPSGGPADTDVTGAVQARANAILAGELRDVHRVSLEDAMNALDPFDFLRPYVRQLPDVIDLDAIRESGVRIGVDPLGGASLPVWELIAEEHRLNLTVVNHDVDPRFAFMSVDRDGKIRMDCSSPYAMAGLLALKGDFDVAVGNDPDADRHGIVTPAGLMNPNHYLAVMIDYLFTHRPGWRPDAAIGKTLVSSALIDRVGAGLGRRVVEVPVGFKYFVQGLLDGSLGFGGEESAGASFLRRDGRAWSTDKDGIIAGLLAAEITATTGQSPAEHFAALTARYGETAYDRQDAPATPEQKKVLSNLSPEQVTATTLGGDPITARLTRAPGNNAAIGGLKVTTDHAWFAARPSGTEDVYKIYAESFRGPEHLAQVMSEARDVVAAALGGS; the protein is encoded by the coding sequence ATGACGATCAGCGACCTGGCCGGAAAACGCGCCCCACAGCGCCTGCTGACGAACATTCCCCGCCTGGTGGCACATTACTACGAAACCCGCCCTGACCCCGCCGACCCCCTGCAGCGCGTGGCCTTTGGCACCAGCGGGCACCGGGGCAGCAGCCTGAATGGCAGCTTCAACGAGGCCCACATTCTGGCGATTGCCCAGGCCGTGGCCGAGCACCGCGCCGCCGCTGGCATTACGGGGCCGCTGTACATGGGCCTGGACAGCCACGCCCTCTCTGAACCCGCCTGGATGAGCGCGCTGCAGGTGCTGGCGGCAGGCGGCGTGCGGGTGCGCGCCCAGGCTGGCACCCTGACCGCCACGCCCCTGATCAGCCACGCGATTCTGGAACACAACCGCGCGGGGGCCGAACAGGCCGACGGGATTGTGATCACGCCCAGCCACAACCCCCCGCAGGACGGCGGTTTCAAGTACAACCCCCCCAGCGGCGGCCCCGCCGACACCGATGTGACGGGCGCCGTGCAGGCCCGTGCCAACGCCATCCTGGCCGGCGAACTGCGCGACGTGCACCGCGTCTCGCTGGAAGACGCCATGAACGCGCTGGACCCCTTTGACTTCCTGCGGCCCTACGTGCGCCAGTTGCCCGACGTGATTGACCTGGACGCCATCCGCGAAAGTGGCGTGCGCATTGGCGTGGACCCGCTGGGCGGCGCCAGCCTGCCCGTCTGGGAGCTGATTGCCGAAGAACACCGCCTGAATCTGACGGTGGTGAACCACGACGTGGACCCGCGCTTTGCCTTCATGAGTGTGGACCGCGACGGCAAGATTCGCATGGACTGTTCGAGCCCCTACGCCATGGCCGGGCTGCTGGCCCTGAAAGGCGACTTTGACGTGGCCGTGGGCAACGACCCCGACGCCGACCGCCACGGCATCGTGACCCCGGCGGGGCTGATGAACCCCAACCATTACCTCGCAGTGATGATTGACTACCTGTTCACCCACCGCCCCGGCTGGCGCCCGGACGCCGCCATTGGCAAAACCCTGGTGAGCAGCGCCCTCATTGACCGGGTGGGCGCGGGGCTGGGCCGGCGCGTGGTGGAGGTGCCGGTGGGCTTTAAATACTTCGTGCAGGGGCTGCTGGACGGCTCGCTGGGCTTTGGCGGCGAGGAATCGGCCGGGGCCAGCTTCCTGCGCCGGGACGGCCGGGCCTGGAGCACCGACAAGGACGGCATTATCGCGGGCCTGCTGGCCGCCGAGATCACGGCCACCACCGGCCAGAGCCCCGCTGAGCACTTCGCGGCGCTGACCGCCCGCTACGGCGAAACCGCCTATGACCGTCAGGACGCCCCGGCCACCCCCGAGCAGAAAAAGGTGCTGAGCAACCTCAGCCCCGAGCAGGTGACGGCCACCACGCTGGGCGGCGATCCCATCACCGCGCGCCTCACCCGTGCGCCGGGCAACAACGCGGCGATTGGCGGCCTGAAGGTCACCACCGACCACGCGTGGTTCGCCGCCCGTCCCAGCGGCACGGAAGACGTGTACAAGATCTACGCCGAGAGCTTCCGGGGCCCGGAGCATCTGGCGCAGGTGATGAGCGAGGCCCGTGACGTTGTGGCCGCCGCGCTGGGTGGCAGTTAA
- the glpX gene encoding class II fructose-bisphosphatase translates to MTVKRKGGPEARVDSNHFEHALVLETARVTEGAALAASRQMGMGDKNAVDGAGTEAMRELLNSLDIRGTVVIGEGEMDEAPMLYIGEKVGAGQYEVDIAVDPVEGTSVTAKGLPNGLAVIALSERGGLMHAPDCYMDKLVVPPPAAGKVNLDWPVEANLNVLAQSLERDVDDLMITILDRERHADLIRRVRAAGARVKLIGDGDVVASLQVGVRGTGVHALMGSGGAPEGVLSAAAMKCLGAEIQGRFIAEDDAMRERFKAMGVDENRVYKTNDLAPGKQMVFSATGITYGELLSGVRRFGGGARTHTLVMGYATRVVRFIDTVHLEDDGARVIVRV, encoded by the coding sequence ATGACGGTCAAGCGGAAGGGCGGCCCAGAGGCGCGCGTGGACTCCAATCATTTTGAACATGCCCTGGTGTTGGAAACGGCGCGGGTGACCGAGGGGGCGGCGCTGGCGGCCAGCCGTCAGATGGGTATGGGGGACAAGAATGCGGTGGACGGCGCGGGCACCGAGGCCATGCGCGAGCTACTGAATTCGCTGGATATCCGGGGCACGGTGGTCATCGGGGAAGGCGAGATGGACGAGGCCCCCATGCTGTACATCGGGGAAAAGGTGGGCGCCGGGCAGTACGAGGTGGACATCGCCGTGGACCCGGTGGAAGGCACTTCGGTCACGGCCAAGGGGCTGCCCAACGGGCTGGCGGTGATTGCCCTGTCCGAGCGCGGCGGCCTGATGCACGCGCCGGACTGCTACATGGACAAGCTGGTGGTGCCGCCCCCCGCCGCCGGCAAGGTGAACCTGGACTGGCCGGTGGAAGCCAACCTGAACGTGCTGGCCCAGAGCCTGGAGCGCGACGTGGATGATCTGATGATCACCATTCTGGACCGCGAACGCCACGCCGACCTGATTCGCCGGGTGCGCGCGGCCGGCGCCCGCGTGAAACTCATTGGCGACGGCGACGTGGTGGCCAGCCTTCAGGTGGGCGTGCGCGGCACGGGCGTTCACGCGCTGATGGGTTCGGGGGGCGCCCCCGAAGGCGTGCTGTCGGCGGCGGCCATGAAGTGCCTGGGCGCCGAGATTCAGGGCCGCTTTATTGCCGAGGACGACGCCATGCGCGAGCGTTTCAAGGCGATGGGCGTGGATGAAAATCGCGTGTACAAGACCAACGACCTCGCCCCGGGCAAGCAGATGGTCTTCAGCGCCACGGGGATCACCTACGGCGAACTGCTGAGCGGCGTGCGTCGCTTTGGCGGCGGCGCGCGCACCCACACGCTGGTGATGGGCTACGCCACGCGCGTGGTGCGCTTCATTGACACCGTGCACCTGGAAGACGACGGCGCACGCGTGATCGTGCGCGTTTAA
- the wrbA gene encoding NAD(P)H:quinone oxidoreductase, which produces MTSPTPVKLAIVYYSTYGTNHAMAQVAAEAAQAAGAEVRLLKVAETAPQAVIDTQDAWKAQQERMADVPTASPADLEWADAFLFSSPTRFGGAASQIRAYIDTLGGLWASGVLANKTFSAMTSAQNPNGGQETTLQTLYVMAMHWGCILVPPGYTDPVIFASGGNPYGASVTAGGQPLSEQDRASIAHQARRLVEVTQKLKG; this is translated from the coding sequence ATGACCTCCCCCACCCCGGTGAAACTGGCGATTGTCTACTACTCCACCTACGGCACGAATCACGCCATGGCGCAGGTGGCCGCCGAGGCCGCCCAGGCCGCCGGGGCCGAGGTACGGCTGCTGAAGGTGGCCGAGACCGCTCCGCAGGCCGTTATTGACACGCAGGACGCCTGGAAAGCGCAACAGGAGCGCATGGCGGACGTACCCACCGCCTCTCCGGCCGATCTGGAATGGGCCGACGCCTTTCTGTTCAGCAGCCCTACCCGCTTTGGCGGCGCGGCCAGCCAGATTCGCGCCTACATTGACACTCTGGGCGGCCTGTGGGCCAGCGGCGTGCTCGCCAACAAGACCTTCAGTGCCATGACCAGCGCCCAGAACCCCAACGGCGGCCAGGAAACCACCCTGCAAACCCTGTACGTGATGGCCATGCACTGGGGCTGCATTCTGGTGCCCCCCGGCTACACCGACCCCGTCATTTTCGCTTCGGGCGGCAACCCCTACGGCGCCAGCGTGACCGCAGGCGGCCAGCCCCTGAGCGAGCAGGACCGCGCCAGCATTGCCCATCAGGCCCGCCGCCTGGTGGAGGTGACCCAGAAGCTCAAGGGCTGA
- the treS gene encoding maltose alpha-D-glucosyltransferase, which translates to MTPAHEWYKSAVFYELSVRTFADGNGDGKGDFPGLTGRLDYLKNLGVDCLWLLPFYPSPLRDDGYDVADYVGIHPDLGTLEDFKVFLREAHARGLRVIGDLVTNHTSSDHPWFQAARRGPTLPDGSPNEYHDYYVWSDTGTEYAGARIIFTDTETSNWTRDDQCGRYYWHRFFSSQPDLNFDNPRVVEELLSAARFWLDLGVDGFRVDAVPYLIEREGTNCENLPETHAILKRMRRMVDEEYPGRLLLAEANQWPEEVVEYFGTDEDPEFHMCFNFPVMPRLYMSLKKEDTTSIREIMGRLPQIPKFGQWATFLRNHDELTLEMVTDEERAFMYAAYAPDTRMKINVGIRRRLAPLLDNDRRRIELLTTVLLALPGSPILYYGDEIGMGDDLSLADRNGVRTPMQWNAGMSGGFSTAWPSDCFFPPISDPVYGFGRVNVQSQERDPSSLLKWTARQLEVRRAHPAFAHGELQFIDTDNPAILAFTRTTADETLLIVSNFAANAQAVRLELGDHVGRTPVTLSGGSHFPVVAEAQYPMILGKYDYYWLRLN; encoded by the coding sequence ATGACTCCTGCGCACGAGTGGTACAAGAGCGCCGTGTTCTACGAGCTGTCGGTCCGCACCTTTGCGGATGGCAACGGCGACGGCAAGGGCGATTTTCCGGGCCTGACCGGGCGACTGGACTACCTGAAAAACCTGGGTGTGGACTGTCTGTGGCTGCTGCCCTTTTACCCCAGCCCCCTGCGCGACGACGGCTACGACGTGGCCGACTACGTGGGCATTCACCCGGACCTGGGCACCCTGGAGGACTTCAAGGTCTTTCTGCGTGAGGCCCACGCCCGGGGCCTGCGGGTGATTGGCGACCTCGTGACCAACCACACCTCCAGCGACCACCCCTGGTTCCAGGCGGCGCGGCGCGGCCCTACGTTGCCCGACGGCAGCCCCAACGAGTACCACGACTATTACGTCTGGAGCGATACTGGCACCGAGTATGCGGGCGCGCGCATCATCTTTACCGACACCGAAACCAGCAACTGGACGCGCGACGACCAGTGCGGGCGCTACTACTGGCACCGCTTCTTTTCCAGCCAGCCGGACCTGAACTTCGATAACCCCCGGGTGGTGGAAGAACTGCTGTCGGCCGCGCGCTTCTGGCTGGACCTGGGGGTGGACGGCTTCCGGGTGGACGCCGTGCCTTACCTGATCGAGCGCGAAGGCACCAACTGCGAGAACCTGCCCGAAACCCACGCCATCCTGAAAAGGATGCGCCGCATGGTGGACGAGGAGTACCCGGGGCGCCTGCTGCTGGCCGAAGCCAACCAGTGGCCTGAAGAGGTGGTGGAATACTTTGGCACCGACGAGGACCCCGAGTTCCACATGTGCTTTAACTTCCCGGTGATGCCCCGGCTGTACATGAGCCTGAAGAAAGAGGACACCACCTCGATCCGCGAGATCATGGGCCGGCTGCCCCAGATTCCCAAATTCGGGCAGTGGGCCACCTTCCTGCGCAACCACGACGAGCTGACGCTGGAAATGGTGACCGACGAGGAGCGCGCCTTTATGTACGCTGCCTACGCGCCGGACACCCGCATGAAGATCAACGTGGGCATTCGCCGACGGCTGGCGCCGCTGCTGGACAACGACCGGCGGCGCATTGAACTGCTGACCACCGTGCTGCTGGCCCTGCCGGGCAGCCCCATCCTGTACTACGGCGACGAAATTGGCATGGGCGACGACCTGAGCCTGGCCGACCGCAACGGCGTGCGCACGCCCATGCAGTGGAACGCGGGCATGAGCGGCGGCTTTTCCACTGCGTGGCCGTCCGACTGCTTTTTTCCGCCCATCAGCGACCCGGTGTACGGCTTTGGGCGCGTGAATGTGCAAAGCCAGGAACGTGACCCCAGCAGCCTGCTGAAATGGACCGCCCGGCAGCTGGAAGTGCGCCGCGCCCACCCGGCCTTCGCCCACGGCGAGCTGCAGTTCATTGACACCGACAACCCGGCCATTCTGGCGTTTACCCGCACCACCGCGGACGAAACCCTGCTGATCGTGAGCAACTTTGCTGCCAATGCCCAGGCGGTGCGCCTCGAACTGGGCGACCACGTGGGCCGCACCCCCGTCACGCTGTCCGGCGGCAGTCATTTCCCCGTGGTGGCCGAAGCGCAATACCCCATGATTCTGGGGAAATACGATTACTACTGGCTGCGCCTCAACTGA